A window from Lagopus muta isolate bLagMut1 chromosome 5, bLagMut1 primary, whole genome shotgun sequence encodes these proteins:
- the CRTAC1 gene encoding cartilage acidic protein 1 isoform X3 — protein sequence MRSPRHRRRGGTGQHPAPVPRMLALCLLSLAWLSEGSQRSEPMFTGVTHQLLPPDYDSNPTQLNYGVAVTDLDADGSFEIVVAGYNGPNLVLKYDKARGRLVNVAEDEYSSPYYALRDRPGNAIGVTACDIDGDGREEIYFLNTNNAFSGMATYTDKLFKLRNGRWEDLLSDEVNRDVASRFAGRSVACVDRTGSGRYSIYIANYASGKVGPHALLEMDVAASDPARGIVVLVDVAAQAGVSKYTGGRGVAVGPILSDSASDIFCGNENSPNFLFHNRGDGTYQDVAAVVGLDDPYQHGRGVALADFNRDGRVDIVYGNWNGPHRLYLQAGAPGRIKFRDIATPKFSMPSPVRTVIAADFDNDQELEVFFNNIAYRGSSANRLFRLIRREHSDPIVEELNPGDALEPEGRGTGGAVTDFDGDGMLDLILSHGESMAQPLSIFKSTQGAGNNWLRVVPRTRFGAFARGAKVVLFTRHSGAHLRIIDGGSGYLCEMEPVAHFGLGRDEASSLEVTWPDGRVLVRAVASSETNSVLEVPYPRDTEKPPMPTLLECGQGFSQHENGRCVDTNECAEFPFVCPREKPICINTYGGYRCRSNKRCARGFEPNEDGTACVASSPHCSPGLKPQHSPRIAGSVASIPCHVPAGLA from the exons ATGCGCTCCCCCCGCCACCGCCGCCGCGGGGGCACCGGGCAGCACCCCGCGCCC GTGCCTAGGATGCTGGCGCTGTGCCTGCTGTCCCTGGCCTGGCTCAGTGAGGGCTCCCAGCGCAGTGAGCCCATGTTCACCGGCGTCACCCACCAACTGCTCCCGCCTGACTACGACAGCAACCCCACACAGCTCAACTACGGCGTGGCTGTCACTGACCTGGATGCTGATGGCAGCTTTGAGATCGTGGTGGCTGG ATACAATGGCCCCAACCTGGTGCTCAAGTATGACAAGGCACGGGGCCGGCTGGTCAACGTGGCAGAGGACGAGTACAGCTCCCCTTACTATGCGCTGCGGGACCGGCCAGGCAATGCTATCGGTGTGACAGCGTGTGACATCGACGGGGATGGCCGTGAGGAAATCTACTTCCTCAACACCAACAATGCCTTCTCTG GCATGGCCACCTACACGGATAAGCTCTTCAAACTCCGCAACGGGCGCTGGGAGGACCTGCTGAGCGACGAAGTGAACCGTGACGTGGCCAGCCGCTTCGCAGGGCGCTCTGTCGCCTGTGTGGACCGCACG GGGTCGGGCAGGTACTCTATCTACATCGCCAACTACGCCAGCGGCAAAGTGGGCCCACATGCGCTGCTGGAGATGGACGTGGCTGCTAGTGACCCTGCCCGTGGCATCGTGGTGCTGGTGGACGTGGCCGCCCAGGCTGGTGTCAGCAAGTACACAG ggggCCGTGGTGTGGCTGTAGGCCCCATCCTGAGTGACAGTGCTTCTGACATCTTCTGTGGGAATGAGAACAGCCCCAACTTCCTCTTCCACAACCGTGGGGATGGGACATACCAGGACGTGGCAGCTGTGGTAG GGCTGGATGACCCCTACCAGCATGGACGTGGTGTGGCATTGGCTGACTTCAACCGTGATGGCCGTGTGGACATTGTCTATGGCAACTGGAATGGGCCGCACCGCCTCTACCTCCAGGCAGGGGCCCCCGGGCGCATCAAATTTCGG GACATTGCCACTCCCAAGTTCTCCATGCCATCCCCCGTCCGCACTGTCATCGCTGCTGACTTTGACAATGATCAGGAGCTGGAGGTCTTCTTCAACAACATTGCCTACCGCGGCTCCTCTGCTAATCGCCTGTTCCG GCTCATCCGCAGGGAGCACTCAGACCCCATTGTAGAAGAGCTGAACCCGGGGGATGCGCTGGAGCCCGAGGGACGGGGCActg GAGGTGCGGTGACAGATTTTGATGGCGATGGGATGCTGGATCTGATCCTATCCCACGGCGAGTCCATGGCACAGCCACTCTCCATCTTCAAGAGCACCCAG ggtgctggcaACAACTGGCTGCGGGTTGTGCCACGCACCCGCTTTGGGGCCTTTGCACGAGGAGCCAAGGTGGTGCTGTTCACACGACACAGCGGTGCCCACCTGCGCATCATCGATGGCGGCTCAGGGTACCTGTGTGAAATGGAGCCCGTGGCACACTTTGGACTGG GACGTGACGAAGCCAGCAGCCTGGAGGTGACGTGGCCCGACGGCCGTGTTCTGGTGCGAGCGGTGGCCAGCAGTGAGACCAACTCTGTCCTGGAGGTCCCCTATCCACGAGACACAGAGAAACCACCGATGCCCACCCTGCTGGAG TGCGGGCAGGGATTCTCCCAGCACGAGAACGGACGCTGCGTAG ACACCAACGAGTGTGCTGAGTTCCCCTTTGTCTGCCCCCGGGAGAAGCCCATCTGCATCAACACCTATGGCGGGTACCGCTGCCGCAGCAACAAGCGCTGTGCTCGTGGCTTCGAGCCCAATGAGGATGGCACAGCATGTGTGG CATCGTCCCCACACTGCAGCCCAGGACTGAAGCCCCAGCACTCCCCCCGCATCGCTGGCTCCGTCGCCTCGATCCCGTGCCATGTGCCTGCTGGTTTGGCCTGA
- the CRTAC1 gene encoding cartilage acidic protein 1 isoform X1: MRSPRHRRRGGTGQHPAPVSREGAPRLRPAANFAGESGVPRMLALCLLSLAWLSEGSQRSEPMFTGVTHQLLPPDYDSNPTQLNYGVAVTDLDADGSFEIVVAGYNGPNLVLKYDKARGRLVNVAEDEYSSPYYALRDRPGNAIGVTACDIDGDGREEIYFLNTNNAFSGMATYTDKLFKLRNGRWEDLLSDEVNRDVASRFAGRSVACVDRTGSGRYSIYIANYASGKVGPHALLEMDVAASDPARGIVVLVDVAAQAGVSKYTGGRGVAVGPILSDSASDIFCGNENSPNFLFHNRGDGTYQDVAAVVGLDDPYQHGRGVALADFNRDGRVDIVYGNWNGPHRLYLQAGAPGRIKFRDIATPKFSMPSPVRTVIAADFDNDQELEVFFNNIAYRGSSANRLFRLIRREHSDPIVEELNPGDALEPEGRGTGGAVTDFDGDGMLDLILSHGESMAQPLSIFKSTQGAGNNWLRVVPRTRFGAFARGAKVVLFTRHSGAHLRIIDGGSGYLCEMEPVAHFGLGRDEASSLEVTWPDGRVLVRAVASSETNSVLEVPYPRDTEKPPMPTLLECGQGFSQHENGRCVDTNECAEFPFVCPREKPICINTYGGYRCRSNKRCARGFEPNEDGTACVAQVAFFGGYPSTGSWPWAPQRILLSLGFGLCLCLYAL, encoded by the exons ATGCGCTCCCCCCGCCACCGCCGCCGCGGGGGCACCGGGCAGCACCCCGCGCCCGTGAGTAGGGAGGGGGCCCCGCGCCTCCGCCCCGCCGCCAACTTTGCCGGGGAGTCGGGG GTGCCTAGGATGCTGGCGCTGTGCCTGCTGTCCCTGGCCTGGCTCAGTGAGGGCTCCCAGCGCAGTGAGCCCATGTTCACCGGCGTCACCCACCAACTGCTCCCGCCTGACTACGACAGCAACCCCACACAGCTCAACTACGGCGTGGCTGTCACTGACCTGGATGCTGATGGCAGCTTTGAGATCGTGGTGGCTGG ATACAATGGCCCCAACCTGGTGCTCAAGTATGACAAGGCACGGGGCCGGCTGGTCAACGTGGCAGAGGACGAGTACAGCTCCCCTTACTATGCGCTGCGGGACCGGCCAGGCAATGCTATCGGTGTGACAGCGTGTGACATCGACGGGGATGGCCGTGAGGAAATCTACTTCCTCAACACCAACAATGCCTTCTCTG GCATGGCCACCTACACGGATAAGCTCTTCAAACTCCGCAACGGGCGCTGGGAGGACCTGCTGAGCGACGAAGTGAACCGTGACGTGGCCAGCCGCTTCGCAGGGCGCTCTGTCGCCTGTGTGGACCGCACG GGGTCGGGCAGGTACTCTATCTACATCGCCAACTACGCCAGCGGCAAAGTGGGCCCACATGCGCTGCTGGAGATGGACGTGGCTGCTAGTGACCCTGCCCGTGGCATCGTGGTGCTGGTGGACGTGGCCGCCCAGGCTGGTGTCAGCAAGTACACAG ggggCCGTGGTGTGGCTGTAGGCCCCATCCTGAGTGACAGTGCTTCTGACATCTTCTGTGGGAATGAGAACAGCCCCAACTTCCTCTTCCACAACCGTGGGGATGGGACATACCAGGACGTGGCAGCTGTGGTAG GGCTGGATGACCCCTACCAGCATGGACGTGGTGTGGCATTGGCTGACTTCAACCGTGATGGCCGTGTGGACATTGTCTATGGCAACTGGAATGGGCCGCACCGCCTCTACCTCCAGGCAGGGGCCCCCGGGCGCATCAAATTTCGG GACATTGCCACTCCCAAGTTCTCCATGCCATCCCCCGTCCGCACTGTCATCGCTGCTGACTTTGACAATGATCAGGAGCTGGAGGTCTTCTTCAACAACATTGCCTACCGCGGCTCCTCTGCTAATCGCCTGTTCCG GCTCATCCGCAGGGAGCACTCAGACCCCATTGTAGAAGAGCTGAACCCGGGGGATGCGCTGGAGCCCGAGGGACGGGGCActg GAGGTGCGGTGACAGATTTTGATGGCGATGGGATGCTGGATCTGATCCTATCCCACGGCGAGTCCATGGCACAGCCACTCTCCATCTTCAAGAGCACCCAG ggtgctggcaACAACTGGCTGCGGGTTGTGCCACGCACCCGCTTTGGGGCCTTTGCACGAGGAGCCAAGGTGGTGCTGTTCACACGACACAGCGGTGCCCACCTGCGCATCATCGATGGCGGCTCAGGGTACCTGTGTGAAATGGAGCCCGTGGCACACTTTGGACTGG GACGTGACGAAGCCAGCAGCCTGGAGGTGACGTGGCCCGACGGCCGTGTTCTGGTGCGAGCGGTGGCCAGCAGTGAGACCAACTCTGTCCTGGAGGTCCCCTATCCACGAGACACAGAGAAACCACCGATGCCCACCCTGCTGGAG TGCGGGCAGGGATTCTCCCAGCACGAGAACGGACGCTGCGTAG ACACCAACGAGTGTGCTGAGTTCCCCTTTGTCTGCCCCCGGGAGAAGCCCATCTGCATCAACACCTATGGCGGGTACCGCTGCCGCAGCAACAAGCGCTGTGCTCGTGGCTTCGAGCCCAATGAGGATGGCACAGCATGTGTGG CTCAGGTGGCCTTTTTTGGGGGATACCCCTCCACCGGGAGCTGGCCCTGGGCCCCCCAACGCATTCTCCTCTCTCTGGGCTTCGGACTCTGCCTTTGCCTCTATGCACTTTAA
- the CRTAC1 gene encoding cartilage acidic protein 1 isoform X2: MRSPRHRRRGGTGQHPAPVPRMLALCLLSLAWLSEGSQRSEPMFTGVTHQLLPPDYDSNPTQLNYGVAVTDLDADGSFEIVVAGYNGPNLVLKYDKARGRLVNVAEDEYSSPYYALRDRPGNAIGVTACDIDGDGREEIYFLNTNNAFSGMATYTDKLFKLRNGRWEDLLSDEVNRDVASRFAGRSVACVDRTGSGRYSIYIANYASGKVGPHALLEMDVAASDPARGIVVLVDVAAQAGVSKYTGGRGVAVGPILSDSASDIFCGNENSPNFLFHNRGDGTYQDVAAVVGLDDPYQHGRGVALADFNRDGRVDIVYGNWNGPHRLYLQAGAPGRIKFRDIATPKFSMPSPVRTVIAADFDNDQELEVFFNNIAYRGSSANRLFRLIRREHSDPIVEELNPGDALEPEGRGTGGAVTDFDGDGMLDLILSHGESMAQPLSIFKSTQGAGNNWLRVVPRTRFGAFARGAKVVLFTRHSGAHLRIIDGGSGYLCEMEPVAHFGLGRDEASSLEVTWPDGRVLVRAVASSETNSVLEVPYPRDTEKPPMPTLLECGQGFSQHENGRCVDTNECAEFPFVCPREKPICINTYGGYRCRSNKRCARGFEPNEDGTACVGTTASSPHCSPGLKPQHSPRIAGSVASIPCHVPAGLA, from the exons ATGCGCTCCCCCCGCCACCGCCGCCGCGGGGGCACCGGGCAGCACCCCGCGCCC GTGCCTAGGATGCTGGCGCTGTGCCTGCTGTCCCTGGCCTGGCTCAGTGAGGGCTCCCAGCGCAGTGAGCCCATGTTCACCGGCGTCACCCACCAACTGCTCCCGCCTGACTACGACAGCAACCCCACACAGCTCAACTACGGCGTGGCTGTCACTGACCTGGATGCTGATGGCAGCTTTGAGATCGTGGTGGCTGG ATACAATGGCCCCAACCTGGTGCTCAAGTATGACAAGGCACGGGGCCGGCTGGTCAACGTGGCAGAGGACGAGTACAGCTCCCCTTACTATGCGCTGCGGGACCGGCCAGGCAATGCTATCGGTGTGACAGCGTGTGACATCGACGGGGATGGCCGTGAGGAAATCTACTTCCTCAACACCAACAATGCCTTCTCTG GCATGGCCACCTACACGGATAAGCTCTTCAAACTCCGCAACGGGCGCTGGGAGGACCTGCTGAGCGACGAAGTGAACCGTGACGTGGCCAGCCGCTTCGCAGGGCGCTCTGTCGCCTGTGTGGACCGCACG GGGTCGGGCAGGTACTCTATCTACATCGCCAACTACGCCAGCGGCAAAGTGGGCCCACATGCGCTGCTGGAGATGGACGTGGCTGCTAGTGACCCTGCCCGTGGCATCGTGGTGCTGGTGGACGTGGCCGCCCAGGCTGGTGTCAGCAAGTACACAG ggggCCGTGGTGTGGCTGTAGGCCCCATCCTGAGTGACAGTGCTTCTGACATCTTCTGTGGGAATGAGAACAGCCCCAACTTCCTCTTCCACAACCGTGGGGATGGGACATACCAGGACGTGGCAGCTGTGGTAG GGCTGGATGACCCCTACCAGCATGGACGTGGTGTGGCATTGGCTGACTTCAACCGTGATGGCCGTGTGGACATTGTCTATGGCAACTGGAATGGGCCGCACCGCCTCTACCTCCAGGCAGGGGCCCCCGGGCGCATCAAATTTCGG GACATTGCCACTCCCAAGTTCTCCATGCCATCCCCCGTCCGCACTGTCATCGCTGCTGACTTTGACAATGATCAGGAGCTGGAGGTCTTCTTCAACAACATTGCCTACCGCGGCTCCTCTGCTAATCGCCTGTTCCG GCTCATCCGCAGGGAGCACTCAGACCCCATTGTAGAAGAGCTGAACCCGGGGGATGCGCTGGAGCCCGAGGGACGGGGCActg GAGGTGCGGTGACAGATTTTGATGGCGATGGGATGCTGGATCTGATCCTATCCCACGGCGAGTCCATGGCACAGCCACTCTCCATCTTCAAGAGCACCCAG ggtgctggcaACAACTGGCTGCGGGTTGTGCCACGCACCCGCTTTGGGGCCTTTGCACGAGGAGCCAAGGTGGTGCTGTTCACACGACACAGCGGTGCCCACCTGCGCATCATCGATGGCGGCTCAGGGTACCTGTGTGAAATGGAGCCCGTGGCACACTTTGGACTGG GACGTGACGAAGCCAGCAGCCTGGAGGTGACGTGGCCCGACGGCCGTGTTCTGGTGCGAGCGGTGGCCAGCAGTGAGACCAACTCTGTCCTGGAGGTCCCCTATCCACGAGACACAGAGAAACCACCGATGCCCACCCTGCTGGAG TGCGGGCAGGGATTCTCCCAGCACGAGAACGGACGCTGCGTAG ACACCAACGAGTGTGCTGAGTTCCCCTTTGTCTGCCCCCGGGAGAAGCCCATCTGCATCAACACCTATGGCGGGTACCGCTGCCGCAGCAACAAGCGCTGTGCTCGTGGCTTCGAGCCCAATGAGGATGGCACAGCATGTGTGG GGACCACAGCATCGTCCCCACACTGCAGCCCAGGACTGAAGCCCCAGCACTCCCCCCGCATCGCTGGCTCCGTCGCCTCGATCCCGTGCCATGTGCCTGCTGGTTTGGCCTGA
- the GOLGA7B gene encoding golgin subfamily A member 7B isoform X1 — MGAGSSSVETSEMASPGGTVHSLQELRRSASLATKVFVQRDYSDGTTCQFQTKFPPELESRIERQLFEETMKTLNGFYAEAEKIGGSSYLEGCLACATAYFIFLCMETHYEKVLKKISKYIQEQNEKVYAPRGLLLTDPLERGMRVIEISIYEDRCSSGSSSSGSSSSSSSGGGGR, encoded by the exons ATGGGGGCTGGTTCCTCTTCAGTGGAGACCTCGGAGATGGCCAGCCCTGGGGGCACG GTAcacagcctgcaggagctgcgGCGCAGCGCATCCCTGGCCACCAAGGTCTTTGTGCAGCGGGACTACAGCGATGGGACCACGTGCCAGTTCCAGACTAAGTTCCCCCCAGAGCTGGAGAGCCGG ATTGAGCGTCAGCTATTTGAGGAGACCATGAAAACTCTCAATGGGTTCTATGCTGAAGCGGAGAAGATTGGGGGCAGCTCATACCTGGAGGGGTGCCTGGCCTGTGCCACTGCCTACTTCATCTTCCTCTGCATGGAGACACACTACGAGAAG GTCCTGAAGAAGATCTCCAAGTATATCCAGGAGCAGAATGAGAAGGTCTATGCACCACGGGGGCTGCTGCTCACTGACCCCCTGGAGCGTGGCATGAGAGTT ATCGAGATCTCCATCTATGAGGACCggtgcagcagtggcagctccagcagtggcagctccagcagcagcagcagtggtggGGGGGGGCGGTGA
- the GOLGA7B gene encoding golgin subfamily A member 7B isoform X3, whose product MATEVHSLQELRRSASLATKVFVQRDYSDGTTCQFQTKFPPELESRIERQLFEETMKTLNGFYAEAEKIGGSSYLEGCLACATAYFIFLCMETHYEKVLKKISKYIQEQNEKVYAPRGLLLTDPLERGMRVIEISIYEDRCSSGSSSSGSSSSSSSGGGGR is encoded by the exons ATGGCCACGGAG GTAcacagcctgcaggagctgcgGCGCAGCGCATCCCTGGCCACCAAGGTCTTTGTGCAGCGGGACTACAGCGATGGGACCACGTGCCAGTTCCAGACTAAGTTCCCCCCAGAGCTGGAGAGCCGG ATTGAGCGTCAGCTATTTGAGGAGACCATGAAAACTCTCAATGGGTTCTATGCTGAAGCGGAGAAGATTGGGGGCAGCTCATACCTGGAGGGGTGCCTGGCCTGTGCCACTGCCTACTTCATCTTCCTCTGCATGGAGACACACTACGAGAAG GTCCTGAAGAAGATCTCCAAGTATATCCAGGAGCAGAATGAGAAGGTCTATGCACCACGGGGGCTGCTGCTCACTGACCCCCTGGAGCGTGGCATGAGAGTT ATCGAGATCTCCATCTATGAGGACCggtgcagcagtggcagctccagcagtggcagctccagcagcagcagcagtggtggGGGGGGGCGGTGA
- the GOLGA7B gene encoding golgin subfamily A member 7B isoform X2 → MATEVHSLQELRRSASLATKVFVQRDYSDGTTCQFQTKFPPELESRLLPQIERQLFEETMKTLNGFYAEAEKIGGSSYLEGCLACATAYFIFLCMETHYEKVLKKISKYIQEQNEKVYAPRGLLLTDPLERGMRVIEISIYEDRCSSGSSSSGSSSSSSSGGGGR, encoded by the exons ATGGCCACGGAG GTAcacagcctgcaggagctgcgGCGCAGCGCATCCCTGGCCACCAAGGTCTTTGTGCAGCGGGACTACAGCGATGGGACCACGTGCCAGTTCCAGACTAAGTTCCCCCCAGAGCTGGAGAGCCGG CTTCTGCCCCAGATTGAGCGTCAGCTATTTGAGGAGACCATGAAAACTCTCAATGGGTTCTATGCTGAAGCGGAGAAGATTGGGGGCAGCTCATACCTGGAGGGGTGCCTGGCCTGTGCCACTGCCTACTTCATCTTCCTCTGCATGGAGACACACTACGAGAAG GTCCTGAAGAAGATCTCCAAGTATATCCAGGAGCAGAATGAGAAGGTCTATGCACCACGGGGGCTGCTGCTCACTGACCCCCTGGAGCGTGGCATGAGAGTT ATCGAGATCTCCATCTATGAGGACCggtgcagcagtggcagctccagcagtggcagctccagcagcagcagcagtggtggGGGGGGGCGGTGA
- the SFRP5 gene encoding secreted frizzled-related protein 5 has product MLRVSSPAGTVTLALLALALAPGEGQHYDYYGWQPENVPRGRFYGREPQCVDIPADMQLCHDVGYKRMRLPNLLEHESMAEAKQQASSWVPLLAKQCHADTQLFLCSLFAPVCLDRPIYPCRSLCEVVRDACAPVMESYGFPWPEMLHCGKFPSDHDLCITVQFGNNQATPPPVPKICTQCEMEHKADGMMQQMCSSDFVVKMRIKEVIEENGERRLLAAQKKKVLKLGPLKRKDTKKMVLHMKNTGSCPCPQLDNLSGSFLVLGRKVGSRLLLLAIYPWQKHNKEMKFAVKFMFSYPCPLYHPLLYGAGQH; this is encoded by the exons ATGCTGCGGGTGAGCAGCCCCGCGGGCACGGTGAcactggcactgctggcactggCACTGGCACCAGGCGAAGGGCAGCACTACGACTACTATGGCTGGCAGCCGGAGAACGTGCCCCGCGGGCGCTTCTACGGGCGGGAGCCGCAGTGTGTCGACATCCCGGCAGACATGCAGCTGTGCCACGATGTGGGCTACAAGCGCATGCGGCTGCCCAACCTGCTGGAGCACGAGTCCATGGCTGAGGCCAAGCAGCAGGCCAGCAGCTGGGTGCCGCTGCTCGCCAAGCAGTGCCACGCCGACACgcagctcttcctctgctctcttTTTGCCCCTGTCTGTCTCGACCGCCCCATCTACCCATGCCGCTCGCTCTGTGAGGTGGTGCGTGATGCCTGTGCGCCCGTCATGGAGTCCTACGGCTTCCCCTGGCCCGAGATGCTGCACTGCGGCAAGTTTCCTTCTGACCACGACCTCTGCATCACCGTGCAGTTTGGGAACAACCAGGCCACCCCTCCACCAG TGCCTAAGATCTGCACCCAGTGTGAGATGGAGCACAAGGCGGATGGCATGATGCAGCAGATGTGCTCCAGTGATTTCG TGGTAAAGATGCGCATCAAGGAGGTGATAGAGGAGAATGGAGAGAGGCgcctgctggctgcccagaaGAAGAAGGTGCTGAAGCTGGGTCCCCTCAAGCGCAAGGACACCAAGAAGATGGTGCTGCACATGAAGAACACGGGctcctgtccctgtccccagcTCGACAACCTAAGTGGCAGCTTCCTGGTGCTGGGACGCAAGGTGGGCAGCCGCCTGCTGCTCCTTGCCATCTACCCCTGGCAGAAGCACAACAAGGAGATGAAGTTTGCTGTCAAGTTCATGTTTTCCTACCCTTGTCCCCTATACCATCCCTTGCTCTACGGGGCCGGGCAGCACTAG